TCGTTGGTGACGAACGACAGCAGGCTAACCAGCAGGCCGACCAGGAGGATCGGGATGGCGATCCGCCAGAGCGAGACCCCCGAGGTCCGCAGCGCCGCCAGCTCGTTGTCGCGGGAAAAACGGCCGAGCGCCATCGCCGTGCCGAACAGGGTCGAGACCGGGAAGGTCAGGATCATCAGCGACGGCAGCTTGAACAGCATCAGCTTGAGCACCGCGAAGAGCGGGACGCCCTTGTTGATGATCAGGTCGGCCATGGTGAAGAGCAGGTCGACCGCCAGCACCAGGATAAAGCCGACCACTCCGACGAGGAACGGTCCGGCCATTTCCCTGACGACGTAACGGTCCAGGATCTTCATTCAGAGTCTCTTCTTCTCCGATGCTCCCGGCGGACGGCTTCTTCCATCTCGCGGCGCTTCCGCTCCGACGGTTTCTCGTAGGACTCGCGCTTCTTCATCTCGTCCATGACCCCTTCGTGGCGCAGCTTGGTCTTGAACTTGCGCAAAGCGCGTTCGAGATCTTCGCCTTTTCTCAGTTCGATCTTTGGCATGTCAGTAAACCTCCTTCCCTATTTTTTTTGGTGTTCGTATTCCAGGCAGCACATCAGCCGGCCGCAGACGCCGGCCGTCTTGGTCGGCGACATCGCCAACCCCTGTTCCTTGACCATTTTCACCGTCACGTGTTTCGGCTTTTCCAGCCAGACGGAGCAGCAGAGCGAACGGCCGCACGGCCCCATCCCGCCGAACAGGCGGGCCTCGTCGCGCGGCGAGACCTGCCGCATGTCGACCCGCGCGGCGAACAGCGTCGACAGATCGCGGGAAAAATCGCGCAGGTTCAGGGCCTTCTCCCCTTCGCCGACGTGGTAATAGATGATCGCCCGGCTGGCGTCGAACAGATATTCCAGGGCGATGATCTTGACCGGCACTTCGTATTCCTTGGCCTTGGCCGCCGCTTCGGCGGTGGAGCTGGCTTCCCGCGCGGTCAGCTGTTTTTCCTTCTCCACGTCCTCGGCCGTGGCGTAGCGGATGACCTTTTTCAGTTTAACGTCGCGCGAGAGCGCCCGCGGGAAACCCCGGGCGAACGAAATGATCTCCCCGTATTCCACCCCCCGGTCGGTCTGGACGATGACCGGCGAGCCGATCTTGATCGATTCCTCCCGGTAGCCGGTGATCGGGCATACCCGGTTGAACTTGCGCAGCCTGATCCCTAATTTTAAATGTTCGTTCATACCTCTCCCAGCCGCAGGCACATGTTATCCAGCGCCAGCTTGACGCTCGCTTTCTTCTTTAGATGCTTGATCCCGTCGAGCAGCACCCGGACCAGCTTGACGTCTTTCAGCTCTTCCCGGGCGAAGAACGCCAGGTCGTACAGGAGCGCTTCGACCCGGCCGATCCCCTCTTCTGCCGTCTTTTCCTTGCCGAGCCTGGTCGCCAGCTCGAGCTGCTCCAGGATGCCCAGCCGCCGGGCGGACTTGATCGCTTCGTAATACTCGGCGAACTCGGCCTTCCGTTCCCAT
This window of the Candidatus Margulisiibacteriota bacterium genome carries:
- the rpsU gene encoding 30S ribosomal protein S21, translating into MPKIELRKGEDLERALRKFKTKLRHEGVMDEMKKRESYEKPSERKRREMEEAVRREHRRRRDSE
- the ricT gene encoding regulatory iron-sulfur-containing complex subunit RicT; protein product: MNEHLKLGIRLRKFNRVCPITGYREESIKIGSPVIVQTDRGVEYGEIISFARGFPRALSRDVKLKKVIRYATAEDVEKEKQLTAREASSTAEAAAKAKEYEVPVKIIALEYLFDASRAIIYYHVGEGEKALNLRDFSRDLSTLFAARVDMRQVSPRDEARLFGGMGPCGRSLCCSVWLEKPKHVTVKMVKEQGLAMSPTKTAGVCGRLMCCLEYEHQKK